The genomic DNA TGAACATGCCATTTGTACGAGTAGGTTACATGGAGGATCAATACACAGAGAAGGAGCTGCCTTTAATTAGCCGCTGTATCCTGGACGCTTTGATCGAGCATTTTCAGGTACCGGAAAAGGACTACTTTCAGGTTTTTCATGCTCATAAGCAAAGCGAGTTTTATTATAGTCCGGATTATTTGGATATACCCAGAACAGATAAGCTGCTGTATATCCAAATTACGATGGGATTAGGTAGAACTACGGAGCAAAAAAAGAGCTTCTACCAAAGGTTATCCGAACTCTTATCCACCGAATGTAAGATCAGGCCGGAGGATGTATTTGTCACACTGGTGGAAACGGAATTTGAGGATTGGTCCTTTGGCAACGGACTTGCCCAGATGATTCTGTAGCTGGAAACTGCACATCTGCATACGATCTGCATAACTGCACATCAGGGACGAAGGGAAGTGTTGAATGAATGAAGCATAAATTAATCACGTCGAGTGTACGGGAAAAGGTTGGAGATTTTGCGCCCGCTTTTGTGAACTATACGGAGGATGTTCTTTTTGGGGATGTATGGA from Paenibacillus sp. FSL R10-2782 includes the following:
- a CDS encoding tautomerase family protein; this encodes MPFVRVGYMEDQYTEKELPLISRCILDALIEHFQVPEKDYFQVFHAHKQSEFYYSPDYLDIPRTDKLLYIQITMGLGRTTEQKKSFYQRLSELLSTECKIRPEDVFVTLVETEFEDWSFGNGLAQMIL